One Cellulomonas soli DNA window includes the following coding sequences:
- a CDS encoding multifunctional oxoglutarate decarboxylase/oxoglutarate dehydrogenase thiamine pyrophosphate-binding subunit/dihydrolipoyllysine-residue succinyltransferase subunit: MTQKAEPDSTRADFGANEWLVDELYDQYLQDKNAVDPAWWDFFEGYRPEDRRSDAASDGTGPASPAAPTSETPPLAAAPVTAPTPSAPVPSSAAPAPASTSGDGTDGTPLVSPVATAATAPYAAAAIAEVVKDTAEAVDDVQKLRGPAARVVINMEASLEVPTATSVRAVPAKLMVDNRIVVNNHLARSRGGKISFTHLIGFALVEALADMPAMNASYTQVDGKPGVLQPAHVNLGLAIDLAKPDGTRQLLVPSIKKAETLDFAQFWAAYEDVVRRARGGKLGVDDFAGTTISLTNPGTIGTVHSVPRLMQGQGTIIGVGAMDYPAEFAGTSEDQLNRMGISKVLTVTSTYDHRIIQGAQSGDFLRILSLKLLGEDGFYDRVFASLRVPYEPVRWVRDASTDPDAEAIKPARIGELIHAYRSRGHLMADTDPLAYRQRKHPDLDVQNHGLTLWDLDRTFPTGGFTGKSRASLREVLGLLRDSYCRTVGIEYMHLQDPRQRRWLQERLESGYARTPREDQLRILRRLNAAEAFETFLQTKYVGQKRFSLEGGESVIALLDAILSKAANNGLDEVGVGMAHRGRLNILANIAGKSYAQIFSEFEGNQDPRSVQGSGDVKYHLGTEGTFTAASGATTAVYLAANPSHLEAVDPVLEGIVRAKQDRIDLGGDGFSVLPILIHGDAAFAGQGVVFETLNLAQLRGYRTGGTIHVIINNQVGFTTGPSSSRSSQYATDVAKGLQIPIFHVNGDDPEACVRVAELAFEYREQFDRDVIIDMVCYRRRGHNEGDDPSMTQPLMYNLIEAKRSVRKLYTETLVARGDITIDEAEQALQDYQAQLERVFAETREDGWTPPPAETVAGLERPESQLEDAGVMVGWKTAVDAGLLERIGRAHVRPPEGFTVHPKLAQLLARREQMSREGGIDWGYGELLAFGSLLAEGTPVRLAGQDSRRGTFVQRHAVMHDRETGAEWTPLLYLSADQAKFWVYDSSLSEYACLGFEYGYSVERPDALVLWEAQFGDFVNGAQTIIDEFISSAEQKWGQRSSVVLLLPHGYEGQGPDHSSARIERFLQMAAEHNMTIAQPSTPASHFHLLRRQAYQRPRRPLVVFTPKSMLRLKAATSEVEDFTTGTFRPVIGDDVAATRADAIDRVLLCSGKVYWDLLAQRDKRGDERTAIVRIEQLYPLEADALREAVAAFGDAEVVWVQDEPANQGPWTYLSLHAPQVLGRTVRVVSRPESASPAAGSARKHQGEQADILETAFAR; the protein is encoded by the coding sequence GTGACCCAGAAGGCGGAGCCTGACTCGACCCGTGCCGACTTCGGCGCCAACGAGTGGCTGGTGGACGAGCTCTACGACCAGTACCTCCAGGACAAGAACGCCGTCGACCCGGCGTGGTGGGACTTCTTCGAGGGATACCGACCCGAGGACCGTCGCTCCGACGCCGCCTCCGACGGCACCGGCCCCGCCTCGCCCGCCGCACCGACCTCCGAGACGCCACCGCTCGCCGCCGCACCGGTGACCGCACCGACGCCTTCCGCACCCGTGCCCTCGTCCGCAGCACCCGCACCGGCCTCCACGTCCGGCGACGGGACGGACGGCACCCCGCTCGTCTCCCCCGTCGCGACGGCCGCCACCGCCCCGTACGCCGCAGCCGCCATCGCCGAGGTCGTGAAGGACACCGCCGAGGCCGTCGACGACGTGCAGAAGCTGCGCGGCCCGGCCGCACGCGTCGTGATCAACATGGAGGCCTCGCTCGAGGTCCCGACCGCCACCTCCGTGCGCGCGGTGCCGGCCAAGCTCATGGTCGACAACCGGATCGTCGTCAACAACCACCTGGCCCGCAGCCGCGGCGGCAAGATCTCGTTCACGCACCTCATCGGGTTCGCCCTCGTCGAGGCGCTGGCCGACATGCCGGCGATGAACGCCTCGTACACGCAGGTCGACGGCAAGCCCGGCGTGCTGCAGCCCGCGCACGTGAACCTCGGCCTCGCGATCGACCTGGCCAAGCCCGACGGCACCCGCCAGCTGCTGGTCCCCTCGATCAAGAAGGCCGAGACGCTCGACTTCGCCCAGTTCTGGGCCGCCTACGAGGACGTGGTGCGCCGTGCGCGCGGCGGCAAGCTCGGTGTCGACGACTTCGCCGGCACGACGATCTCGCTGACCAACCCCGGCACGATCGGCACGGTGCACTCCGTGCCGCGGCTCATGCAGGGCCAGGGCACCATCATCGGCGTCGGCGCCATGGACTACCCGGCCGAGTTCGCGGGCACCTCCGAGGACCAGCTCAACCGCATGGGCATCTCCAAGGTGCTCACGGTCACCTCGACGTACGACCACCGGATCATCCAGGGCGCGCAGTCGGGCGACTTCCTGCGCATCCTGTCGCTCAAGCTGCTCGGCGAGGACGGGTTCTACGACCGCGTGTTCGCCTCGCTGCGGGTGCCGTACGAGCCCGTGCGGTGGGTGCGCGACGCCTCGACCGACCCGGACGCGGAGGCCATCAAGCCCGCCCGCATCGGCGAACTGATCCACGCCTACAGGTCGCGCGGCCACCTCATGGCCGACACCGACCCCTTGGCCTACCGCCAGCGCAAGCACCCCGACCTCGACGTGCAGAACCACGGCCTGACGCTGTGGGACCTGGACCGCACGTTCCCGACCGGGGGGTTCACCGGCAAGTCCCGGGCGTCCCTGCGCGAGGTGCTCGGCCTGCTGCGTGACTCCTACTGCCGCACGGTCGGCATCGAGTACATGCACCTGCAGGACCCGCGGCAGCGCCGCTGGCTCCAGGAGCGCCTCGAGTCGGGCTACGCGCGCACGCCGCGCGAGGACCAGCTGCGGATCCTGCGCCGGCTCAACGCGGCCGAGGCGTTCGAGACGTTCCTGCAGACCAAGTACGTGGGCCAGAAGCGGTTCTCGCTCGAGGGCGGCGAGTCGGTCATCGCACTGCTCGACGCGATCCTGTCGAAGGCCGCGAACAACGGTCTCGACGAGGTCGGTGTCGGCATGGCCCACCGCGGCCGGCTCAACATCCTGGCCAACATCGCCGGCAAGTCCTACGCGCAGATCTTCAGCGAGTTCGAGGGCAACCAGGACCCGCGCTCCGTGCAGGGCTCGGGCGACGTGAAGTACCACCTGGGGACCGAGGGCACCTTCACCGCCGCCTCGGGTGCGACGACGGCGGTCTACCTGGCCGCCAACCCCTCGCACCTGGAGGCCGTCGACCCGGTGCTCGAGGGCATCGTGCGGGCCAAGCAGGACCGCATCGACCTGGGCGGCGACGGGTTCTCGGTGCTGCCGATCCTCATCCACGGTGACGCGGCCTTCGCCGGTCAGGGCGTGGTCTTCGAGACCCTCAACCTCGCCCAGCTGCGCGGGTACCGCACCGGCGGCACGATCCACGTGATCATCAACAACCAGGTCGGGTTCACCACCGGGCCCTCCTCCTCGCGCTCCTCGCAGTACGCGACGGACGTGGCCAAGGGCCTGCAGATCCCGATCTTCCACGTCAACGGCGACGACCCCGAGGCGTGCGTGCGGGTCGCCGAGCTCGCGTTCGAGTACCGCGAGCAGTTCGACCGCGACGTCATCATCGACATGGTCTGCTACCGCCGCCGGGGCCACAACGAGGGCGACGACCCGTCGATGACGCAGCCGCTCATGTACAACCTCATCGAGGCCAAGCGTTCGGTGCGCAAGCTGTACACCGAGACGCTGGTGGCGCGCGGCGACATCACGATCGACGAGGCCGAGCAGGCGCTGCAGGACTACCAGGCCCAGCTCGAGCGCGTGTTCGCCGAGACCCGCGAGGACGGCTGGACGCCGCCGCCCGCCGAGACGGTCGCCGGACTGGAACGCCCGGAGTCCCAGCTCGAGGACGCGGGTGTCATGGTCGGCTGGAAGACGGCTGTCGACGCCGGCCTCCTGGAGCGGATCGGCCGTGCGCACGTACGTCCGCCCGAGGGGTTCACGGTGCACCCCAAGCTCGCCCAGCTGCTGGCCAGGCGGGAGCAGATGTCGCGCGAGGGCGGCATCGACTGGGGCTACGGCGAGCTGCTGGCGTTCGGCTCCCTGCTCGCCGAGGGCACCCCGGTGCGGCTGGCCGGCCAGGACTCGCGTCGCGGCACGTTCGTGCAGCGGCACGCGGTCATGCACGACCGGGAGACCGGTGCGGAGTGGACCCCGCTGCTGTACCTGTCGGCCGACCAGGCGAAGTTCTGGGTCTACGACTCCTCGCTGAGCGAGTACGCGTGCCTGGGCTTCGAGTACGGCTACTCGGTCGAGCGCCCCGACGCGCTCGTGCTGTGGGAGGCGCAGTTCGGCGACTTCGTCAACGGCGCGCAGACCATCATCGACGAGTTCATCTCGTCCGCGGAGCAGAAGTGGGGGCAGCGGTCCTCCGTGGTCCTGCTGCTCCCCCACGGCTACGAGGGCCAGGGCCCGGACCACTCCTCGGCCCGCATCGAGCGCTTCCTGCAGATGGCCGCCGAGCACAACATGACGATCGCCCAGCCGTCGACCCCGGCCTCGCACTTCCACCTGCTGCGCCGTCAGGCGTACCAGCGGCCCCGTCGTCCGCTCGTGGTGTTCACGCCCAAGTCGATGCTCCGGCTGAAGGCCGCGACCTCGGAGGTGGAGGACTTCACGACGGGCACGTTCCGCCCGGTGATCGGCGACGACGTCGCGGCGACCCGCGCCGACGCGATCGATCGCGTGCTGCTGTGCTCGGGCAAGGTCTACTGGGACCTGCTCGCCCAGCGGGACAAGCGCGGCGACGAGCGGACCGCGATCGTGCGGATCGAGCAGCTCTACCCGCTCGAGGCCGACGCGCTGCGCGAGGCCGTGGCGGCCTTCGGTGACGCCGAGGTCGTCTGGGTGCAGGACGAGCCCGCGAACCAGGGACCGTGGACGTACCTGTCGCTGCACGCCCCGCAGGTGCTGGGCCGTACCGTGCGCGTGGTGTCCCGCCCGGAGTCCGCGTCACCCGCCGCGGGTTCGGCACGCAAGCACCAGGGCGAGCAGGCCGACATCCTCGAGACGGCCTTCGCCCGCTGA
- a CDS encoding GlxA family transcriptional regulator — MLRSVAVIVLPNVAAFELGTLCEVFGIDRADTGGPTFEFTVCAPEPGVYRSKGGFSVVVDHGLEATREADLVAVPAYGGDEPVPEAVLQALRDAHARGAWVMSVCSGAFALGRAGLLDGRRCTTHWMHAEALQRQVPTAQVDADVLYVDDGKVVTGAGTAAGIDASLYLVRRELGAAAAALVARRMVVPPHRDGGQAQYVDTPLPCDADTLAPLLTWMVEHIDAELSVPELAARALMSERTFARRFRAETGTTPAAWVTRQRVVRAQELLERTEAPVEEIARLAGFGTAAVLRHHFARTLGTSPLAYRRTFACPDPAPGLDPELARALDHAPAQARPADRLREPQPVG, encoded by the coding sequence ATGCTCCGGTCCGTCGCCGTCATCGTGCTGCCGAACGTCGCCGCCTTCGAGCTCGGCACCCTGTGCGAGGTGTTCGGGATCGACCGCGCCGACACCGGCGGCCCCACGTTCGAGTTCACGGTGTGCGCGCCCGAGCCCGGCGTCTATCGCAGCAAGGGCGGCTTCTCGGTCGTCGTCGATCACGGTCTCGAGGCCACCCGTGAGGCCGACCTGGTCGCCGTCCCGGCCTACGGCGGCGACGAGCCGGTGCCCGAGGCGGTCCTCCAGGCGCTGCGCGACGCGCACGCCCGCGGAGCCTGGGTGATGTCCGTGTGCAGCGGGGCGTTCGCGCTCGGTCGGGCAGGGCTCCTCGACGGACGGCGGTGCACGACGCACTGGATGCACGCCGAGGCGCTGCAGCGGCAGGTGCCCACCGCGCAGGTCGACGCCGACGTGCTCTACGTCGACGACGGCAAGGTCGTGACCGGTGCGGGCACCGCAGCCGGCATCGACGCCAGCCTGTACCTGGTGCGTCGCGAGCTCGGAGCAGCCGCAGCCGCCCTGGTCGCCCGCCGCATGGTCGTACCGCCGCACCGCGACGGCGGGCAGGCCCAGTACGTCGACACACCGCTGCCGTGCGACGCCGACACCCTGGCCCCGCTGCTCACCTGGATGGTCGAGCACATCGACGCCGAGCTCAGCGTGCCCGAGCTCGCGGCGCGGGCGCTGATGTCGGAGCGCACCTTCGCCCGCAGGTTCCGCGCCGAGACCGGGACGACCCCGGCCGCCTGGGTCACCCGTCAGCGCGTCGTGCGCGCGCAGGAGCTGCTCGAACGGACCGAGGCACCCGTCGAGGAGATCGCCCGGCTCGCCGGGTTCGGCACCGCGGCGGTGCTGCGGCACCACTTCGCGCGCACCCTCGGCACGAGCCCGTTGGCCTACCGGCGCACGTTCGCCTGCCCCGACCCCGCACCCGGGCTCGACCCCGAACTCGCACGGGCGCTCGACCACGCACCCGCGCAGGCACGACCCGCCGACCGGCTGCGGGAGCCGCAACCGGTCGGCTGA
- a CDS encoding GDSL-type esterase/lipase family protein: MHVGELRLAVIGDELAAGAGDPKALGWVGRVCARTSAPDPMTVLTLAVPGETTTALGSRWEDEVARRTSPEADNRLVVALGRADIAAGLSLARSRLNLANILDVAEQRRMPAFVVGPPPGATADADQLADLSAAFGDVALRRRVPYVDMYTPLAAHEQWLGDLAAGDGLHPGQAGYGLMAWLVLHTGWHAWLGLPDDTV; encoded by the coding sequence ATGCACGTGGGTGAGCTGCGGCTCGCGGTGATCGGTGACGAGCTCGCCGCCGGAGCCGGCGACCCCAAGGCGCTCGGCTGGGTCGGTCGTGTGTGCGCACGGACGTCGGCACCCGACCCGATGACGGTGCTGACGCTGGCGGTGCCCGGCGAGACGACGACCGCGCTCGGCTCGCGCTGGGAGGACGAGGTCGCGCGACGCACCTCCCCCGAGGCCGACAACCGGCTCGTCGTCGCCCTCGGACGCGCCGACATCGCCGCGGGGCTCTCGCTCGCCCGCAGCAGGCTCAACCTCGCGAACATCCTCGACGTCGCCGAGCAACGACGGATGCCCGCGTTCGTGGTCGGCCCTCCCCCCGGGGCGACCGCCGACGCCGACCAGCTCGCCGACCTGTCGGCCGCCTTCGGAGACGTCGCGCTGCGGCGCCGCGTGCCCTACGTCGACATGTACACACCGCTCGCCGCGCACGAGCAGTGGCTCGGCGACCTCGCCGCCGGGGACGGGCTGCACCCGGGCCAGGCCGGGTACGGGCTCATGGCCTGGCTCGTCCTGCACACGGGGTGGCACGCCTGGCTCGGGCTGCCCGACGACACCGTCTGA
- a CDS encoding PadR family transcriptional regulator translates to MAQVFAHGQLRLYLLSLLEGGPRHGYELITALQDRFGGTYRPSAGTIYPRLARLEEEGLVRRTEEGRKTTYALTDAGRAELAARSDDLAFLEEGIAETVRDRAEHLRADVRGSMSGLRADLAAAAQQARAAAVPRGPTPADEMRQAAHARRMEAEAMVQRFRDEVRADLRRADAAGQLSQLTVDTVRTVLDTALTAVRGTLR, encoded by the coding sequence ATGGCCCAGGTCTTCGCGCACGGACAGCTGCGGCTGTACCTGCTCTCGCTGCTCGAGGGCGGCCCGCGGCACGGGTACGAGCTCATCACCGCGCTGCAGGACAGGTTCGGTGGCACCTACCGGCCCAGTGCCGGCACGATCTACCCCCGGCTGGCGCGGCTCGAGGAGGAGGGTCTCGTCCGGCGCACCGAGGAGGGGCGCAAGACGACCTACGCCCTGACCGACGCCGGGCGGGCGGAGCTCGCTGCGCGCAGCGACGACCTGGCGTTCCTCGAGGAGGGGATCGCGGAGACCGTCCGCGACCGGGCCGAGCACCTGCGCGCGGACGTGCGCGGCTCGATGAGCGGCCTGCGGGCGGACCTGGCCGCGGCGGCCCAGCAGGCCCGGGCGGCGGCCGTGCCGCGCGGACCGACCCCGGCCGACGAGATGCGCCAGGCGGCGCACGCCCGGCGCATGGAGGCCGAGGCGATGGTGCAGCGCTTCCGCGACGAGGTCCGGGCCGACCTGCGCCGGGCCGACGCAGCAGGGCAGCTGTCCCAGCTGACGGTCGACACCGTGCGCACGGTGCTCGACACGGCGCTCACCGCGGTGCGCGGCACGCTGCGCTGA
- a CDS encoding DUF4097 family beta strand repeat-containing protein, whose amino-acid sequence MATESWVVAGPQIIEVDAVQQLRVQLVGGRVDVVAHDEPGTRIEVHAVDGRPLEISLSDGELRVGYAFTLGGWEGFLERFRNFRDKDSTDVHIAVPRHVRARVGTVSGDGLLAGVQEDASVSTVSGSVVTDGTRGRLNANTVSGEIVVRDHTGDLRLNAVSGETAASGELTLVQANTVSGALALDITSATSSVTASTVSGDVTVRLPQDAGVHAKAQSVSGRLVVDGQEYKGGSPGHRTVDLRTGDGGCFVSVTSVSGHVTVLRGAPVGGA is encoded by the coding sequence ATGGCCACCGAGTCCTGGGTAGTCGCAGGCCCCCAGATCATCGAGGTCGACGCCGTCCAGCAGCTGCGCGTGCAGCTCGTGGGCGGGCGCGTCGACGTCGTCGCGCACGACGAGCCGGGGACGCGCATCGAGGTGCACGCGGTCGACGGGCGCCCCCTCGAGATCAGCCTGTCCGACGGCGAGCTGCGCGTCGGCTACGCCTTCACGCTCGGCGGGTGGGAGGGCTTCCTGGAGAGGTTCCGCAACTTCCGGGACAAGGACAGCACCGACGTGCACATCGCGGTGCCACGGCACGTGCGCGCCCGGGTCGGCACGGTCAGCGGCGACGGCCTGCTCGCCGGCGTGCAGGAGGACGCCTCGGTGTCGACGGTCTCCGGGTCCGTCGTCACCGACGGCACGCGGGGGCGGCTCAACGCCAACACGGTCTCCGGCGAGATCGTCGTCCGCGACCACACCGGCGACCTGCGGCTGAACGCCGTGTCCGGCGAGACCGCGGCCTCGGGCGAGCTCACGCTCGTGCAGGCCAACACGGTGTCCGGGGCGCTGGCGCTCGACATCACCTCGGCGACGTCCTCCGTCACCGCCTCGACGGTCTCGGGCGACGTCACGGTGCGGCTGCCGCAGGACGCCGGGGTGCACGCCAAGGCGCAGTCCGTCTCCGGGCGGCTCGTCGTCGACGGTCAGGAGTACAAGGGCGGTTCGCCCGGGCACCGGACGGTCGACCTGCGCACGGGCGACGGCGGCTGCTTCGTGTCGGTCACGTCCGTCTCCGGGCACGTCACGGTGCTGCGCGGGGCGCCGGTCGGAGGCGCGTGA
- a CDS encoding type IV pilus twitching motility protein PilT has translation MSEPSLSVIPFLHALASTGGSDLHVKVGSAPRVRVDGRLRKLQVPELRPTDTERMLEEVLPDDLVEEFRLTHEADFAYSVPGVGRFRVNAYQARGTYGMVFRRVAVGAQSLAELGLPEVVGELALEPRGLVLVTGPTGSGKTTTLASMVDLVNSYREVNIVTIEDPIEILHHDKKAIVSQREVRQDTADFTVALRAALRQDPDVILVGEMRDVETVRAALSAAETGHLVLSTLHTIDAPETVNRIVDFFPPHEQKQVRVALAQALKGIVSQRLARKSDGTGRRAVIEVMVNTGRTAESILDPQAGPPLIDLIRDGDFYKMQTFDQHLFQLVRDDVITFDEAIATASNPHDLTVELRGAGLVA, from the coding sequence GTGAGCGAGCCGAGCCTGTCCGTCATCCCGTTCCTGCACGCCCTGGCGAGCACGGGTGGTTCCGACCTGCACGTGAAGGTCGGGTCGGCTCCGCGCGTGCGGGTCGACGGTCGCCTGCGCAAGCTGCAGGTGCCCGAGCTGCGGCCCACGGACACCGAGCGGATGCTCGAGGAGGTGCTTCCCGACGACCTCGTGGAGGAGTTCCGGCTGACGCACGAGGCCGACTTCGCCTACTCGGTCCCCGGTGTCGGACGGTTCCGGGTGAACGCCTACCAGGCGCGCGGCACGTACGGCATGGTCTTCCGGCGGGTGGCGGTCGGTGCGCAGTCGCTGGCCGAGCTGGGTCTGCCGGAGGTCGTCGGCGAGCTCGCGCTCGAGCCGCGCGGCCTGGTGCTGGTCACGGGTCCGACCGGGTCGGGCAAGACGACGACGCTGGCCTCGATGGTCGACCTGGTGAACTCTTACCGGGAGGTCAACATCGTCACGATCGAGGACCCGATCGAGATCCTGCACCACGACAAGAAGGCGATCGTGTCCCAGCGCGAGGTGCGTCAGGACACGGCGGACTTCACGGTCGCACTGCGGGCCGCGCTGCGTCAGGACCCCGACGTGATCCTGGTCGGCGAGATGCGTGACGTGGAGACGGTGCGGGCGGCGCTCTCGGCGGCCGAGACCGGGCACCTGGTGCTCTCGACGCTGCACACGATCGACGCCCCGGAGACGGTCAACCGCATCGTCGACTTCTTCCCGCCGCACGAGCAGAAGCAGGTGCGTGTGGCGTTGGCGCAGGCCCTGAAGGGGATCGTCTCGCAGCGCCTGGCGCGCAAGTCGGACGGGACGGGTCGTCGCGCGGTGATCGAGGTGATGGTCAACACGGGCCGCACCGCCGAGTCGATCCTGGACCCGCAGGCCGGGCCGCCGCTGATCGACCTGATCCGTGACGGCGACTTCTACAAGATGCAGACCTTCGACCAGCACCTCTTCCAGCTCGTGCGTGACGACGTCATCACGTTCGACGAGGCGATCGCGACCGCGTCGAACCCGCACGACCTGACGGTCGAGCTGCGGGGCGCGGGCCTGGTGGCCTGA
- a CDS encoding 50S ribosomal protein bL37: MSKRGRKRRSRKGNAANHGNRPNA, from the coding sequence ATGAGCAAGCGCGGTCGCAAGCGCCGTTCCCGCAAGGGCAACGCCGCCAACCACGGCAACCGTCCGAACGCCTGA